From Halobacillus sp. Marseille-Q1614, the proteins below share one genomic window:
- the pckA gene encoding phosphoenolpyruvate carboxykinase (ATP), with protein sequence MSTINQMSELNQLLTQPNVHHHLSVPLLVEKILSRKEGTLTNSGAIQATTGAYTGRSPNDKFIVKDDDSSHYVNWGKTNRPIDEDVFVNLYHKVLDYLKGKDEVFVFKGFAGADERYRLPIQVINEFAWHNLFAHQMFIRPDSEDLNEHEAEFSVISAPTFKANPETDGTNSEAFILISFKHRIVLIGGTEYAGEIKKSIFSVMNFLLPQKNVLPMHCSANVGSEGDVGLFFGLSGTGKTTLSADPNRRLIGDDEHAWSNYGVSNIEGGCYAKCINLSEEKEPQIYNAIRFGAVLENVLLDPYSHKPDYENTTLTENTRAAYPLNHIKNTVVPSVAGHPRTIIFLTADATGVLPPISRLSKEQAMYHFLSGYTSKLAGTERGVTSPQATFSTCFGSPFLPLAPSVYAEMLGEKIDQFNSEVYLVNTGWTGGAFGQGKRMNLSHTRSMVHAALEGELKSTETYTDPVFGLEIPTHCPGVPDEVLIPRKAWKDTAAYDEKAHELASKFHENFKQFTIASHEIKDAGPLFGRS encoded by the coding sequence ATGAGTACGATTAATCAAATGTCTGAGCTTAACCAATTACTAACCCAACCAAATGTCCATCACCATTTATCCGTTCCTCTATTAGTTGAAAAAATACTATCTCGCAAAGAAGGAACGCTGACAAATAGTGGTGCAATTCAGGCTACGACGGGTGCTTATACGGGTCGTTCCCCTAACGATAAGTTTATCGTAAAAGATGACGATTCTTCTCATTATGTGAATTGGGGGAAAACCAATCGCCCGATTGATGAAGATGTGTTCGTTAATTTATACCACAAGGTTTTGGACTATTTAAAAGGAAAAGACGAAGTGTTCGTCTTTAAAGGGTTTGCCGGTGCTGATGAACGATACAGACTTCCTATCCAAGTCATCAATGAGTTCGCCTGGCATAACCTGTTTGCTCATCAAATGTTTATCCGCCCGGACAGCGAAGATCTCAACGAACATGAAGCGGAATTCTCTGTTATTTCAGCTCCAACCTTTAAAGCAAATCCCGAAACGGATGGAACGAATTCAGAAGCGTTTATTTTGATTTCCTTTAAACATCGGATCGTCCTCATCGGGGGAACCGAATATGCTGGAGAAATTAAAAAATCTATCTTCTCAGTTATGAACTTTCTCCTGCCGCAGAAGAACGTCCTTCCTATGCACTGTTCGGCCAATGTCGGAAGTGAAGGGGATGTAGGATTATTCTTCGGTTTATCAGGAACAGGAAAAACGACTCTTTCTGCCGATCCTAACAGAAGGTTGATCGGTGATGATGAACACGCATGGTCCAACTATGGCGTTTCGAACATTGAAGGCGGATGTTACGCGAAATGTATCAACCTTTCTGAGGAAAAAGAACCTCAGATCTATAACGCCATTCGTTTTGGCGCCGTACTGGAAAATGTCCTTCTTGACCCTTATTCTCATAAGCCCGATTATGAAAATACGACATTAACCGAAAATACAAGGGCCGCTTATCCACTGAATCATATTAAGAACACAGTGGTACCCAGCGTAGCAGGCCACCCGAGAACCATTATTTTTCTAACAGCAGATGCTACCGGGGTGCTGCCTCCGATCAGCAGGTTATCTAAAGAACAAGCGATGTACCACTTCCTAAGCGGCTATACGAGTAAGCTGGCTGGAACCGAACGCGGGGTTACTTCACCGCAGGCTACCTTCTCGACTTGTTTTGGTTCGCCTTTCCTTCCATTAGCACCTTCCGTTTATGCGGAAATGCTGGGAGAAAAAATTGACCAATTCAATAGTGAAGTATATTTAGTGAATACAGGCTGGACAGGTGGAGCTTTTGGCCAAGGAAAGAGAATGAACCTATCTCACACAAGATCGATGGTTCATGCTGCCCTTGAAGGCGAACTGAAATCTACTGAAACATATACAGATCCAGTATTTGGTCTTGAAATTCCAACTCACTGCCCGGGAGTGCCTGATGAAGTGCTTATTCCAAGAAAGGCCTGGAAAGATACAGCCGCCTATGATGAAAAAGCACATGAACTTGCTTCTAAGTTCCATGAGAATTTCAAGCAGTTCACGATAGCCAGCCATGAAATTAAAGA
- a CDS encoding thiol-disulfide oxidoreductase DCC family protein — protein sequence MSKVKILFDEDCYLCQQTKSILQPLDWFRKMEWQPLQQFAEEYKISASSVRTLKKEIHVITHKNEVKRGFAALQYLLLRMPTLFTLGLLINIPGVSLIGHPLYKGIARNRYNIFKKQCINGSCSIS from the coding sequence ATGAGCAAAGTGAAAATATTATTTGATGAAGATTGTTATCTGTGCCAGCAGACGAAAAGTATCCTTCAGCCGCTCGATTGGTTTCGGAAAATGGAGTGGCAGCCTCTTCAACAGTTTGCGGAAGAATATAAGATTTCTGCAAGCAGTGTAAGAACCCTTAAGAAAGAAATTCACGTCATCACCCATAAAAATGAAGTGAAGCGGGGATTTGCGGCATTACAGTACTTATTACTGCGAATGCCGACGCTGTTTACTCTCGGCCTCCTCATTAATATTCCTGGTGTTTCACTTATCGGCCATCCTCTCTATAAAGGGATCGCAAGAAACCGCTACAATATCTTCAAGAAACAGTGTATTAATGGGTCGTGCTCCATTTCATAA
- the metK gene encoding methionine adenosyltransferase produces the protein MPANRRLFTSESVTEGHPDKICDQISDSILDEILKNDPNARVACETTVTTGLVLVSGEISTSTYVDIPAIVRQTIKDIGYTRAKYGFDADTCAVLTAIDEQSPDIAGGVDVSLESREGKMSDKELEAIGAGDQGLMFGFANNETEELMPLPISLAHKLAKRLSDVRNDGTLDYLRPDGKTQVTIEYDENDKPIRVDTIVISTQHAEEVTLEQIQKDLHEQVIVPVVPSQLIDDKTKYFINPTGRFVIGGPQGDAGLTGRKIIVDTYGGYARHGGGAFSGKDATKVDRSAAYAARYVAKNIVAAGLADSCEVQLAYAIGVAQPVSISINTNGTGQVEEEKLVEVVRELFDLRPAGIIKMLDLRRPIYRQTAAYGHFGRTDVEFPWERTDKAEQLKDRLGLN, from the coding sequence ATGCCTGCCAACCGCCGGTTATTCACATCAGAATCTGTCACAGAGGGTCACCCGGACAAAATCTGTGATCAGATTTCAGATTCAATATTAGATGAAATATTAAAAAACGATCCCAATGCACGGGTAGCTTGTGAAACTACCGTCACTACAGGGCTTGTTCTAGTATCAGGAGAAATCAGCACAAGTACTTATGTGGACATTCCAGCCATCGTCCGCCAGACGATTAAAGACATCGGCTACACGAGAGCCAAATATGGTTTCGATGCAGATACCTGTGCTGTATTAACGGCTATTGATGAGCAATCCCCTGATATTGCAGGAGGAGTTGACGTCTCATTAGAATCCAGGGAAGGCAAGATGAGCGATAAAGAACTCGAAGCCATCGGAGCCGGAGACCAAGGGTTAATGTTCGGTTTTGCCAATAATGAAACTGAAGAATTAATGCCTCTTCCAATTTCCCTCGCTCACAAGCTGGCCAAGCGCCTCTCAGATGTTCGCAATGATGGAACTCTGGATTACCTGCGTCCGGATGGAAAAACTCAGGTAACTATAGAATATGACGAAAATGACAAGCCCATTCGTGTAGATACAATTGTAATATCTACTCAGCACGCTGAAGAGGTCACACTGGAACAAATCCAGAAAGATCTTCATGAGCAAGTGATTGTTCCGGTTGTACCGTCTCAACTCATTGATGATAAGACGAAATACTTTATTAATCCAACAGGCCGTTTCGTAATTGGAGGTCCTCAAGGGGATGCAGGCTTAACCGGACGTAAGATCATTGTAGACACTTATGGAGGCTATGCCCGTCACGGCGGAGGCGCATTCAGCGGTAAGGACGCGACGAAAGTTGACCGTTCAGCTGCTTATGCGGCTCGTTATGTTGCTAAGAATATCGTAGCTGCCGGATTAGCTGATTCATGTGAAGTTCAGCTTGCCTATGCTATTGGAGTGGCACAGCCTGTTTCCATTTCTATTAATACAAATGGAACAGGTCAAGTAGAAGAAGAGAAGCTGGTAGAAGTTGTACGTGAACTGTTCGATCTTCGTCCAGCCGGCATTATTAAAATGCTTGATCTTCGCCGTCCGATCTACCGCCAAACTGCTGCTTACGGCCATTTCGGACGTACAGATGTAGAGTTCCCTTGGGAAAGAACAGATAAAGCGGAGCAGTTAAAAGATCGCTTAGGCCTTAACTAG
- a CDS encoding gamma carbonic anhydrase family protein, whose amino-acid sequence MICEYNGKFPQIDSSVFVAEDAVITGEVSIDEESSIWFKTVIRGDVAPVRIGRQVNIQDLSMLHQSPNRPLIIEDGVTVGHQVTLHSAHIKKNALIGMGSLILDGAEIGEQAFIGAGSLVPPGKKIPPRTLALGRPAKVVRELTAEDYKELDRIRKSYVEKGQAYKKLQS is encoded by the coding sequence ATGATTTGCGAATATAATGGAAAATTCCCGCAAATTGATTCTTCTGTATTTGTTGCAGAGGATGCTGTCATTACGGGAGAAGTAAGTATTGATGAAGAATCAAGCATATGGTTTAAAACCGTCATTCGGGGAGACGTGGCCCCTGTAAGAATCGGACGCCAGGTGAACATACAGGATTTAAGCATGCTGCACCAGAGCCCGAACCGCCCGCTGATTATTGAAGATGGAGTAACGGTCGGCCATCAGGTGACCCTGCATTCCGCCCATATAAAAAAGAATGCGCTTATTGGAATGGGTTCTTTAATACTAGACGGAGCTGAAATTGGAGAACAGGCGTTTATCGGAGCGGGAAGCCTTGTACCTCCTGGTAAAAAGATCCCTCCGCGCACCCTTGCGTTAGGCCGGCCCGCCAAAGTTGTAAGAGAGTTAACAGCAGAAGATTACAAAGAGCTGGACCGAATCAGGAAATCTTATGTAGAAAAAGGACAAGCTTATAAAAAACTTCAGAGCTAA